The proteins below are encoded in one region of Prevotella melaninogenica ATCC 25845:
- a CDS encoding diacylglycerol/lipid kinase family protein, translating into MNKKKVVFILNPISGTISKAGIPDLIEERLDKDKFDYRIAETQHAGHATDLAREAVEEGVDLVVAVGGDGTVNEVGRSLINTKSALGILPCGSGNGLARHLNLPMNLKKCIDIINCYDVKALDYGIINNHPFFCTCGMGFDAFISMKFAEAGKRGPITYMQKVLEEGLSYEPETYVIEDEDGTHRYKAFLVSAANASQYGNNAYIAPQASMSDGLLDIIIMEPFDLIEAPQVAIELFNKTLDKNLKIKTFRAKHIHIRRKKEGVIHYDGDPTTSGADVDISVVPKGINIVVNPKGGKDCRQPNMLQTAFSEIFYNIDLMRQDLTKQSRKVQALNKNLLRKLNI; encoded by the coding sequence ATGAATAAGAAAAAAGTAGTTTTTATCCTAAACCCTATATCGGGTACAATTAGTAAGGCGGGTATTCCAGACCTTATTGAAGAACGACTCGATAAAGACAAGTTTGACTATCGCATTGCAGAAACGCAACATGCGGGTCATGCGACCGACCTTGCCCGAGAAGCCGTGGAAGAAGGCGTAGACCTCGTTGTGGCTGTGGGTGGAGATGGAACGGTCAACGAAGTTGGAAGGTCACTTATCAATACTAAGTCAGCTTTAGGCATACTCCCTTGTGGTTCAGGAAATGGACTTGCAAGGCATCTAAACCTACCGATGAATCTAAAGAAATGTATTGACATCATAAACTGTTATGATGTTAAAGCACTCGACTATGGTATCATCAATAACCATCCGTTCTTCTGCACGTGTGGAATGGGCTTTGATGCTTTTATTTCGATGAAATTTGCAGAAGCTGGCAAACGTGGACCTATCACTTACATGCAGAAAGTTCTTGAAGAAGGATTAAGCTATGAGCCTGAAACTTATGTAATAGAAGATGAGGATGGAACACATCGTTATAAGGCTTTCCTCGTATCAGCAGCCAATGCTTCACAATATGGTAATAATGCCTATATCGCTCCGCAAGCATCTATGAGCGATGGTCTGTTGGATATTATTATCATGGAACCATTTGACCTCATCGAAGCCCCACAGGTTGCCATTGAGCTTTTCAACAAAACGTTGGATAAAAACTTAAAGATAAAGACTTTTAGAGCCAAACATATTCATATACGCCGCAAGAAAGAAGGAGTTATTCATTACGACGGCGATCCTACCACATCTGGCGCTGACGTAGACATCTCTGTGGTACCAAAGGGAATAAATATCGTAGTCAATCCTAAGGGAGGGAAAGATTGTAGACAACCCAACATGCTGCAAACCGCCTTTTCTGAAATATTCTACAACATTGATTTGATGAGACAAGACCTCACGAAGCAAAGTAGAAAGGTACAGGCACTTAATAAAAATCTGCTTCGTAAACTGAATATATAA
- a CDS encoding 4'-phosphopantetheinyl transferase family protein has product MVRITNDVEGKVVIGLLEIEKGRQAENDGVHYVLTEMLGYEPLVEHNEDGKPMIEGYHISISHTLGYVAVILSRDYEVGVDIEYVSDRVNRISSRFLRDDEVFPGTTDKLIAWCAKETMYKLFSSEHLALKDIKVDPQSSLVTNMKRNITLKFQCECSSKYILTYTWY; this is encoded by the coding sequence GTGGTAAGGATAACGAATGATGTTGAGGGTAAGGTCGTCATTGGTCTGTTGGAGATAGAGAAAGGAAGACAGGCTGAGAACGATGGGGTACATTATGTTTTAACGGAAATGTTAGGCTATGAGCCTTTAGTAGAACATAATGAGGATGGTAAACCAATGATAGAGGGTTATCATATAAGTATATCTCATACTCTTGGTTATGTTGCTGTTATTCTTTCTCGTGACTATGAAGTAGGTGTTGATATAGAATACGTTTCTGATAGAGTAAACCGTATATCATCACGTTTCCTAAGAGATGATGAGGTCTTTCCTGGTACGACAGATAAGCTTATTGCTTGGTGTGCCAAGGAAACTATGTATAAACTCTTTTCTTCTGAGCATTTAGCTTTAAAAGATATAAAAGTAGACCCGCAGTCAAGCTTAGTAACTAATATGAAGCGTAATATCACGCTTAAGTTTCAGTGTGAGTGTTCTTCAAAGTACATTTTGACTTATACTTGGTATTAA
- a CDS encoding tRNA1(Val) (adenine(37)-N6)-methyltransferase codes for MGFTFKQFHIIDDHTAMKVGTDGVLLGAWAKGGTRILDIGTGTGLIALMMAQRFSTAQIDAIEIDKGALEDAHLNVSASPFNDRINILNSSLQDYIPCSETQEEGIYDAIVCNPPYFINSLKNPLQQRTTARHTDTLSHQELIYHSKRLLKANGTLSVIIPYDNKDILEAEAIFNGLSILKITNIKTKSSKPAKRCLIEFGKDTTAVYKIEEQVLNDDNGVRTMWYQNLTQAFYIK; via the coding sequence ATGGGATTTACTTTCAAGCAATTTCATATCATTGATGACCACACGGCCATGAAGGTCGGGACTGATGGCGTATTGCTCGGAGCTTGGGCAAAAGGTGGTACAAGAATTCTTGATATAGGAACAGGAACAGGACTCATTGCCCTTATGATGGCACAACGTTTCTCTACAGCTCAGATTGATGCTATCGAGATTGACAAGGGAGCGCTTGAAGATGCGCATCTTAATGTTTCAGCGTCTCCATTTAATGATAGAATAAACATTCTCAATAGTTCCCTACAAGATTACATCCCATGCAGTGAAACCCAAGAAGAAGGAATTTACGATGCAATTGTTTGCAATCCACCTTATTTTATTAATTCATTAAAAAATCCTTTACAACAAAGAACAACTGCAAGACACACTGACACCCTCTCTCACCAAGAACTAATCTACCATTCTAAAAGGCTCCTTAAAGCAAACGGAACACTATCCGTTATCATCCCTTATGACAACAAAGATATACTTGAAGCAGAAGCTATATTTAACGGATTATCAATACTAAAGATAACTAATATTAAAACAAAATCTTCAAAACCTGCTAAACGCTGCTTAATAGAGTTTGGAAAGGATACTACCGCAGTATATAAGATAGAAGAACAAGTACTAAACGACGATAATGGAGTACGCACAATGTGGTATCAAAATCTTACACAAGCATTCTACATTAAGTAA
- the gldE gene encoding gliding motility-associated protein GldE produces MDSFLVVFSSYISINPIDISVILAILLAVFLLSLSAFASASEIAFFSLSPTDIESLDPDKNTSDKLIQQFRDDSERTLATILITNNLVNVAIIMLCNYIFSSLFTFKEEWLQFLCVTILLTFLLLLFGEIIPKVYSRRNPLAFCRSGVKGIVFFRKLFWPIETILLKSGAFAEKVVQKENRQLSVDDLEQALELTDKNDIKDEQGMLQGIIRFGDETAKEVMTSRQDIIDLDIRCLYEDVLKCIVDNNYSRIPVYQDNQDNIRGVLYIKDLLPHLSKPTNFRWQSLIRPPYFVPETKKIDDLLRDFQENKVHIAIVVDEFGGTSGIVTLEDILEEIVGEINDEFDEEERNYTKLGSNIYIFEGKTLLKDFSKILNLPDDEFDEIEGDADSVAGLLLEIKGDFPAVHEMLDYKNYKFEVLAIEERRISKVKVTVCGKDNE; encoded by the coding sequence ATGGATAGTTTTTTAGTAGTTTTTTCTTCTTATATAAGTATTAATCCAATAGATATTAGTGTGATTCTTGCAATTCTATTGGCTGTTTTTCTACTAAGTCTTTCGGCTTTTGCAAGTGCGTCGGAGATTGCTTTTTTTAGTTTATCTCCAACTGATATAGAGTCGCTTGACCCGGATAAGAATACTTCTGATAAGCTTATTCAGCAGTTTAGAGACGATAGTGAGCGTACGTTGGCAACAATTCTTATTACGAATAATCTTGTCAATGTTGCGATTATTATGCTGTGTAATTATATCTTTTCCAGTCTGTTTACTTTTAAGGAAGAGTGGTTACAGTTTCTTTGTGTTACAATTCTTTTAACCTTCTTACTTTTACTTTTTGGTGAGATTATTCCAAAGGTTTATAGTAGAAGAAATCCATTGGCATTCTGCAGAAGTGGTGTCAAAGGCATTGTTTTCTTCCGTAAGTTGTTTTGGCCTATCGAAACTATATTGTTGAAAAGTGGTGCTTTTGCTGAAAAGGTAGTTCAAAAGGAGAATCGTCAGTTGTCTGTTGATGATCTTGAACAGGCTTTAGAATTGACAGATAAGAATGATATTAAGGATGAGCAGGGTATGCTGCAAGGTATTATTCGCTTTGGAGATGAAACTGCAAAAGAGGTTATGACTTCTCGTCAGGATATTATAGATTTGGATATCCGCTGTTTATATGAAGATGTCTTGAAATGTATCGTTGATAATAACTATTCTCGTATTCCTGTTTATCAAGATAATCAAGATAACATACGAGGTGTACTTTATATTAAGGATCTCCTGCCTCACCTATCTAAGCCAACTAACTTTAGATGGCAGAGTTTGATTCGACCACCTTATTTTGTTCCAGAGACGAAGAAGATAGACGATCTCTTACGTGACTTCCAAGAAAATAAAGTTCATATAGCTATTGTCGTTGATGAGTTTGGCGGTACGAGTGGTATTGTTACTTTAGAGGACATTCTTGAAGAAATTGTTGGAGAGATTAATGACGAGTTTGATGAAGAAGAGCGTAACTATACAAAGTTAGGTTCTAATATCTACATATTTGAGGGTAAAACTCTCTTGAAGGACTTCTCTAAGATTCTTAATCTCCCAGATGATGAGTTTGATGAGATAGAAGGCGATGCTGATTCTGTTGCAGGTTTACTATTAGAAATCAAGGGAGATTTCCCTGCAGTACATGAGATGCTGGACTATAAGAACTATAAGTTTGAAGTCTTAGCTATTGAAGAGCGTCGTATTAGTAAAGTTAAAGTTACTGTTTGTGGTAAGGATAACGAATGA
- the spt gene encoding serine palmitoyltransferase: MGQLQDKYKSYREPQKFMDAGVYPYFREITSKQGTEVTDIDGNKILMFGSNAYTGLPNDPRVINAAQRALEKYGSGCAGSRFLNGTLDLHVQLEKELAAFEGKDEALVFSTGFSVNAGVLSVVVGRGDYVICDDRDHASIVDGRRLSFATQLRYKHNDMEDLERVLQRLPHEAVKLIVVDGVFSMEGDLANLPAIVELKHKYNCSIMVDEAHGLGVFGRQGRGVCDHFGLTDEVDLIMGTFSKSLASIGGFIAGDKDTINYLRHTCRTYIFSASNAPAATAAALEALHIIEQEPERLEQLWKVTNYALKRFKEEGFEIGETESPIIPLYVRDIEKTFVVTKLAYEAGVFINPVIPPACAPQDTLVRFALMATHTEEQVERGVQALTKIFKAQGIIK; the protein is encoded by the coding sequence ATGGGACAGTTACAAGACAAGTACAAAAGCTACCGCGAGCCGCAGAAGTTTATGGATGCAGGTGTTTATCCATACTTCCGCGAGATTACAAGTAAGCAAGGAACAGAAGTTACAGATATTGATGGCAACAAGATTCTTATGTTTGGTTCTAACGCCTATACAGGTCTTCCAAACGATCCACGTGTGATTAATGCTGCTCAGCGTGCCCTTGAGAAGTATGGCTCAGGTTGTGCCGGAAGTCGTTTCTTAAATGGTACACTCGATCTTCATGTTCAGTTGGAGAAAGAGCTTGCTGCTTTTGAAGGCAAGGATGAGGCGCTTGTTTTTTCAACAGGTTTTTCTGTAAATGCTGGTGTCCTCTCTGTTGTAGTAGGACGTGGTGATTATGTTATCTGTGATGACCGTGATCACGCAAGTATTGTTGATGGGCGTCGTTTGAGTTTTGCTACTCAACTTCGTTACAAGCACAATGATATGGAAGATTTGGAGCGTGTTCTTCAGAGACTTCCTCATGAAGCTGTTAAGCTGATTGTTGTTGATGGCGTCTTCTCGATGGAGGGTGATTTAGCTAATCTGCCAGCAATTGTTGAATTGAAGCACAAGTATAACTGCTCAATCATGGTTGATGAGGCACATGGTTTAGGTGTCTTTGGTCGCCAGGGTAGAGGTGTTTGTGATCATTTTGGCTTGACAGATGAGGTAGACCTCATTATGGGTACTTTCTCAAAGAGTTTGGCTTCAATTGGTGGTTTTATTGCTGGTGATAAGGATACTATTAATTATCTCCGTCATACCTGCCGTACATATATCTTTTCTGCAAGTAATGCACCTGCAGCAACAGCTGCTGCTTTGGAAGCTCTCCATATTATAGAGCAGGAGCCAGAACGTTTGGAACAGTTGTGGAAGGTAACTAATTATGCTTTGAAGCGATTTAAAGAAGAGGGTTTTGAGATAGGTGAAACAGAGAGTCCTATCATCCCTCTTTATGTTCGTGATATAGAAAAGACCTTTGTGGTTACAAAGTTGGCGTATGAGGCTGGTGTGTTTATCAATCCAGTAATTCCTCCAGCATGTGCTCCACAAGACACCTTGGTACGTTTTGCTTTGATGGCTACTCATACAGAGGAGCAGGTTGAACGTGGTGTTCAGGCTTTGACTAAGATTTTCAAGGCGCAAGGCATCATTAAATAA
- a CDS encoding single-stranded DNA-binding protein — MNKVMLIGNVGREPEIKYYEADQCVASFTLATTERGYTLPNGTVVPDHTDWHNIVLFKALAKYAEKYIHKGDKLYIEGRVRYRTYDDKKGMRRYVTEIYGDNLEWLSASRKSESVSGEKVDDNASDTTDNSNLPF; from the coding sequence ATGAATAAAGTAATGTTAATTGGTAATGTTGGTCGAGAGCCAGAGATAAAATATTATGAGGCAGACCAATGTGTTGCCTCTTTTACTTTGGCAACAACGGAGCGTGGATATACACTTCCAAATGGTACGGTTGTACCTGATCACACTGATTGGCATAACATAGTTCTCTTTAAGGCATTGGCTAAGTATGCTGAGAAGTATATTCATAAAGGCGATAAACTTTATATTGAGGGGCGTGTGCGTTATCGTACTTATGATGATAAGAAAGGTATGCGTCGTTATGTTACAGAGATTTATGGTGACAACCTTGAATGGCTTTCCGCATCCCGTAAATCTGAAAGTGTGTCTGGAGAGAAAGTAGATGATAATGCTTCTGATACTACAGATAATTCTAATTTACCTTTTTAA
- the serB gene encoding phosphoserine phosphatase SerB: MNEANVKREELILIRITGQDRPGLTTAVMSILACYNAHILDIGQADIHSTLSLGILIRIDDQGAGQVMKELLFKATELGVNIGFAPVTDDEYEDWVNRQGKNRYILTIIGRSLSARNIEEATRVITEQGVNIDSILRLTGRQSIRKSNQNVRACIEFSLRGTPKDYRQMQADLMQMSHEQGIDFSLQKDNMYRRMRRLICFDMDSTLIQAECIDELAKRAGVGEQVAAITERAMRGEIDFKKSFTERVALLKGLDADVMKDIAETMPITEGVDRLMTVLKQCGYKIAILSGGFTYFGEYLQRKYGIDYVYANELEIDENNKLTGRYIGDIVDGKRKAELLKLLAQVEKVNLAQTIAVGDGANDLPMLSEAGLGIAFHAKPRVQANAEQNITTIGLDGVLYFLGFKDSYLGEAGKL; the protein is encoded by the coding sequence ATGAACGAAGCAAACGTAAAAAGGGAGGAACTAATACTTATACGTATAACAGGACAAGATAGACCAGGATTAACAACTGCGGTGATGTCTATTCTTGCTTGTTATAATGCCCATATTTTAGATATTGGTCAAGCTGATATCCATTCTACTTTATCACTTGGTATTCTTATTCGTATTGATGATCAGGGTGCCGGGCAGGTAATGAAAGAACTGTTATTCAAGGCTACGGAACTTGGTGTAAATATCGGTTTTGCTCCTGTAACAGATGATGAATACGAAGATTGGGTTAATAGACAAGGGAAAAATCGTTATATTCTCACGATTATTGGTAGGTCTTTATCAGCTCGTAATATTGAGGAGGCTACTCGGGTAATTACAGAACAAGGTGTGAATATAGATTCTATTCTTCGCTTGACAGGGCGTCAGAGTATTCGCAAAAGTAATCAAAATGTCAGAGCATGTATAGAGTTTTCATTGCGTGGTACTCCTAAAGACTATAGACAGATGCAGGCTGACCTCATGCAGATGAGTCACGAGCAAGGAATTGATTTTTCTTTGCAGAAAGACAATATGTACAGGCGTATGCGTCGTCTAATATGTTTTGATATGGACTCTACACTTATTCAGGCAGAATGTATTGACGAATTAGCAAAACGTGCTGGGGTAGGAGAGCAGGTTGCTGCTATTACTGAACGTGCAATGCGTGGTGAAATTGATTTTAAGAAAAGCTTTACAGAACGAGTTGCTTTGTTGAAGGGGCTCGATGCTGATGTCATGAAGGATATTGCCGAAACAATGCCTATAACAGAGGGCGTTGATCGCTTAATGACTGTTTTGAAGCAGTGTGGATATAAGATAGCCATATTAAGTGGTGGCTTTACTTATTTTGGAGAGTATCTACAGCGCAAGTATGGTATTGATTATGTCTATGCTAATGAACTTGAGATAGATGAAAATAATAAACTTACAGGGCGCTACATTGGTGATATTGTGGATGGTAAACGTAAGGCTGAGCTATTAAAGTTATTAGCACAAGTAGAGAAGGTTAATCTCGCTCAGACTATAGCTGTTGGTGATGGTGCTAACGATCTTCCTATGCTTTCTGAAGCTGGCTTGGGTATTGCCTTTCATGCTAAACCACGTGTACAAGCTAATGCTGAACAAAATATTACTACTATCGGTTTAGATGGTGTACTTTACTTTCTTGGTTTTAAGGATAGTTATTTGGGTGAAGCTGGTAAACTTTAA
- the lon gene encoding endopeptidase La → MKQNSSIQMITDYEGDMPNLDVQVDGEIPIFVTRNLVMFPGILSPILVGRKPTLALVEHLEENPNTIIAIVSQKDSNINDPQVDDVYMTGIYARFVRAFDMPGNYEGNNRTVILQGLGKCKIKEITAVEPYMKGYTIALPEEAEPKRDKEFSTAVEDMKMVTKEYIHGSDDIPDDTQFALDNINNPVVAVNYVCSTMPFPVTDKIQMLEENSIKDRLFALMKVLNREIQFQHLRQDIRSKTREDLDEQQREYFLHQQIKNIKEELGDGDSAPDKKELLEKAKNKKWSEDIAKIFQKELDKLDTLNPQSPDYSVQVNYLQTMVNLPWNEYTKDDLDLKRAKRILDKDHYGMEKVKERILEYIAVLQLRGNLKSPILCLYGPPGVGKTSLGKSIAEAMKRKYVRVSLGGLHDESEIRGHRKTYIGAMPGRIIKNIQKAGSSNPVFILDEIDKVTQNTVNGDPSSALLEVLDPEQNNAFHDNYLDMDYDLSKVLFIATANDLNTIPRPLLDRMELIEVSGYITEEKVEIAKRHLVPKELENTGLDQLEEKPKFAKATLEKIIENYTRESGVRQLEKQINKAMRKLAFKQAMDKQLPYTKITPDKLEDLLGKPPFTRDIYQGNKYAGVVTGLAWTSVGGEILFIETSLSKGKAGKLTLTGNLGDVMKESAVIALEYVKAHISALNVDYRIFEQWNIHIHVPEGATPKDGPSAGITIATSIASALTQRKVRKNTAMTGEITLRGKVLPVGGIKEKILAAKRAGITDIVMCSENKKDVEEIPEVYRKGLQFHFVENIQQVWDFALTDEKVEHPVDFTIVEEKKEETK, encoded by the coding sequence ATGAAACAAAATAGCTCTATACAAATGATTACTGATTACGAAGGAGACATGCCAAACTTGGACGTACAAGTTGATGGCGAAATCCCTATTTTCGTAACCCGTAACCTCGTTATGTTCCCAGGTATTCTCTCCCCTATCCTCGTTGGCAGAAAACCAACTCTGGCTCTTGTCGAACACTTGGAAGAGAACCCTAACACGATTATAGCAATTGTAAGTCAGAAAGATAGCAATATTAATGACCCTCAAGTAGACGATGTCTATATGACAGGTATCTACGCACGATTCGTTCGTGCCTTTGATATGCCTGGCAATTACGAGGGGAACAACCGCACGGTCATCTTACAGGGACTTGGCAAGTGTAAGATAAAGGAAATCACAGCCGTAGAACCCTACATGAAGGGATACACCATTGCATTACCAGAAGAAGCAGAACCAAAGAGAGACAAGGAATTCTCTACGGCTGTTGAGGACATGAAGATGGTCACTAAGGAGTATATCCATGGTAGCGATGACATCCCAGATGACACACAGTTTGCACTTGACAATATCAACAATCCTGTTGTCGCAGTGAATTATGTGTGTTCAACCATGCCATTCCCAGTAACAGATAAGATTCAAATGTTAGAAGAAAATTCTATCAAAGATCGTCTGTTTGCGTTGATGAAGGTGCTGAATCGTGAAATTCAGTTCCAGCATCTCCGTCAGGATATACGCTCAAAAACACGTGAGGACCTTGACGAACAGCAGCGCGAATACTTCCTACATCAGCAGATTAAGAACATTAAGGAAGAATTGGGTGATGGCGATTCTGCACCTGACAAGAAAGAATTACTTGAAAAGGCTAAGAATAAAAAGTGGTCAGAAGATATTGCCAAAATATTCCAAAAGGAATTAGACAAACTTGACACTTTAAACCCACAGAGCCCTGATTATAGTGTGCAGGTGAATTATCTGCAGACAATGGTCAACCTACCATGGAATGAATATACTAAGGACGATCTTGACTTGAAGCGTGCAAAGCGTATTCTTGACAAGGATCACTATGGTATGGAGAAGGTCAAGGAACGTATCCTTGAATACATTGCAGTCCTTCAGTTGCGTGGAAATTTGAAGTCGCCAATCCTCTGCCTTTACGGTCCTCCGGGTGTTGGTAAGACCAGTTTGGGTAAGAGTATTGCGGAAGCTATGAAGCGTAAGTATGTACGTGTATCTCTCGGCGGTCTCCACGACGAATCAGAAATCAGAGGACATCGTAAGACTTACATTGGTGCTATGCCTGGACGTATCATCAAGAATATCCAAAAGGCAGGCTCATCAAATCCTGTTTTCATTCTTGACGAGATTGACAAAGTTACTCAGAACACTGTTAATGGCGACCCATCATCAGCCTTGTTGGAGGTTCTCGACCCTGAGCAGAACAACGCTTTCCATGATAATTATCTGGATATGGACTATGACTTGTCAAAGGTATTGTTCATAGCTACGGCAAACGACCTCAATACTATTCCACGTCCACTACTCGACCGTATGGAACTTATTGAGGTTTCAGGTTATATTACGGAAGAAAAGGTTGAGATAGCAAAACGCCACCTCGTACCAAAAGAACTCGAAAATACAGGTTTAGACCAGTTAGAAGAGAAGCCAAAGTTTGCCAAGGCAACGTTGGAGAAGATTATTGAAAACTATACACGCGAAAGTGGTGTGCGTCAACTTGAGAAGCAAATCAACAAAGCAATGCGCAAGTTGGCTTTCAAGCAGGCAATGGATAAGCAACTTCCTTATACGAAGATTACTCCAGATAAGTTAGAGGACTTATTAGGTAAGCCACCTTTCACACGTGATATCTACCAGGGCAACAAATATGCTGGTGTGGTAACAGGTCTTGCATGGACCAGTGTTGGCGGTGAGATTCTCTTTATTGAAACCTCACTTTCTAAGGGTAAAGCGGGTAAGTTAACCCTGACCGGTAACCTTGGTGATGTCATGAAGGAGTCTGCTGTCATTGCATTGGAGTATGTCAAGGCACATATCAGCGCATTGAACGTAGATTATCGCATCTTTGAACAGTGGAACATCCATATCCACGTACCAGAAGGAGCAACTCCAAAGGATGGTCCTTCAGCTGGTATAACGATTGCAACAAGTATTGCTTCAGCCCTCACACAGCGTAAGGTGCGTAAGAACACTGCTATGACGGGTGAGATAACCCTACGCGGTAAGGTTCTTCCTGTGGGTGGTATCAAGGAGAAGATACTTGCTGCTAAACGTGCAGGAATTACTGATATCGTGATGTGTTCAGAGAATAAGAAGGATGTTGAGGAGATTCCTGAGGTTTATCGTAAGGGTCTTCAATTCCACTTCGTTGAGAACATTCAGCAGGTATGGGACTTTGCTTTGACCGATGAAAAGGTAGAACACCCTGTAGACTTTACGATTGTTGAAGAAAAGAAGGAGGAAACAAAATAA
- a CDS encoding BT0820 family HAD-type phosphatase, whose translation MIIAVDFDGTIVEHKYPKIGSEIPFATDTLKMLIKDGHQLILWSVREGELLQEAVDWCHERGVDFWAVNKDYPEEEKEKNNHFSRKLKVEMFIDDRNLGGLPDWGTIYQMITNNETWENRNFAHRSFEDHKPPKKKHWWNF comes from the coding sequence ATGATTATTGCAGTTGACTTCGATGGAACCATCGTAGAACATAAATATCCTAAAATCGGTAGCGAAATTCCTTTCGCTACCGATACGCTTAAAATGCTGATTAAAGATGGTCACCAACTTATCTTATGGAGCGTCAGAGAAGGCGAACTACTCCAAGAGGCTGTTGATTGGTGCCATGAACGTGGGGTAGATTTTTGGGCTGTGAACAAGGATTATCCTGAAGAAGAAAAAGAGAAGAACAATCATTTTTCAAGAAAGTTAAAGGTAGAAATGTTTATTGATGACCGTAATCTTGGTGGATTACCAGACTGGGGAACTATCTATCAAATGATTACCAATAACGAAACATGGGAAAACCGTAACTTTGCGCATCGTTCGTTTGAAGATCATAAACCACCTAAGAAAAAGCATTGGTGGAATTTCTAA